A DNA window from Parabacteroides johnsonii DSM 18315 contains the following coding sequences:
- a CDS encoding type II toxin-antitoxin system RelE/ParE family toxin, which produces MEVNSIRWKDGALDDLTTIAQWYSNDDRPQVAEKIVAEILHSIDLLMTNPCMGRVDILLSDDTMRYRSFVAHPYYKIIYYTDDTNHVVHIMAIWDCRRDIASMKDLLSR; this is translated from the coding sequence GTGGAAGTAAATAGTATACGTTGGAAAGACGGTGCTTTGGATGATTTGACAACCATAGCTCAGTGGTACTCTAATGATGACAGACCTCAGGTAGCTGAAAAAATTGTTGCAGAGATTCTGCATAGTATCGATTTGCTTATGACTAATCCCTGCATGGGAAGAGTCGATATTTTATTAAGTGACGATACAATGCGTTATCGTTCTTTTGTGGCACATCCGTATTATAAAATCATATATTATACAGACGATACGAATCATGTAGTGCATATAATGGCTATATGGGATTGTCGCCGGGATATTGCATCTATGAAAGACCTGTTGAGCCGATGA
- a CDS encoding HU family DNA-binding protein, with protein MPAKYKLVLRKDMRKDAAEGSKLYYASANTTGTCDVYELCDLISAQSTASSGDVKLILDELVNVMRRNLGKGEVVKVGELGSFQLQFGSTGTVTEKEFNQVLIKSRRIVFRPGKLLKEAVKNYTFEKIASGAPDEGGGEDDRPGEL; from the coding sequence ATGCCAGCAAAGTACAAATTGGTCCTGCGCAAGGATATGCGCAAAGATGCTGCTGAAGGTTCGAAACTGTATTACGCCAGTGCCAATACGACCGGCACGTGCGATGTGTATGAATTGTGCGACCTGATCTCGGCCCAGTCCACCGCCTCGTCCGGTGACGTGAAACTGATCCTCGACGAATTGGTCAACGTGATGCGCCGCAACCTCGGCAAAGGCGAGGTCGTCAAAGTGGGTGAATTGGGCAGCTTCCAGTTACAGTTCGGCAGTACCGGCACGGTGACCGAGAAGGAGTTTAACCAGGTGCTAATCAAAAGCCGCCGCATCGTCTTCCGTCCCGGCAAATTACTGAAAGAAGCCGTCAAGAACTATACGTTCGAAAAGATCGCTTCCGGTGCTCCAGACGAGGGAGGGGGCGAAGATGACCGGCCGGGAGAACTTTGA
- a CDS encoding DUF4248 domain-containing protein: protein MENSLNQNKVWGWGELALMYFPNISQKSATMQLLKWIRVSDELVGQLEKSGWHPGKKYLTPRQKDYIVGHLGEP, encoded by the coding sequence ATGGAAAATTCACTGAATCAAAACAAAGTCTGGGGATGGGGCGAGCTGGCCCTGATGTACTTCCCGAATATCTCACAGAAGAGCGCGACCATGCAATTGTTGAAATGGATACGCGTCAGTGACGAACTGGTCGGACAACTGGAAAAATCAGGCTGGCATCCGGGCAAGAAATACCTCACCCCCAGGCAAAAGGATTACATTGTGGGACATCTCGGAGAACCCTGA
- a CDS encoding glucosaminidase domain-containing protein, protein MDKKINFLHTCRQAAAEAEKPFGINARIILAQGALESGWGSSCLATEHHNFFGLMGYGTSNAYWHGQRATFETAYGTHHFRHYEATRLSFLDFARLIRSAYPRAYHFSFQPEAYAKEIAYSPYISEQNGDNRDLYRRNIIALEADIGRLLDWGGAGSARPGSARPILAA, encoded by the coding sequence ATGGATAAAAAAATCAACTTTTTACACACTTGCCGGCAGGCTGCTGCCGAGGCTGAAAAGCCGTTCGGCATAAACGCCCGGATCATTCTTGCACAAGGTGCGCTTGAGAGTGGCTGGGGGAGTTCCTGTCTTGCGACGGAACATCATAACTTCTTCGGACTGATGGGCTATGGCACTTCGAATGCGTATTGGCATGGGCAGCGGGCCACATTCGAGACGGCCTATGGGACTCATCATTTCAGACATTACGAAGCAACACGCCTTTCTTTCCTCGACTTCGCCCGCCTGATCCGCTCCGCCTATCCTCGCGCCTATCATTTCAGCTTCCAACCCGAAGCCTATGCAAAAGAGATCGCCTACAGCCCTTACATCAGTGAACAAAACGGCGACAACCGCGACCTGTACCGCCGCAACATCATCGCGCTCGAAGCGGACATCGGGAGGTTGTTGGATTGGGGAGGGGCGGGATCTGCCCGCCCGGGGTCTGCCCGCCCGATTCTTGCAGCATGA
- a CDS encoding T9SS type A sorting domain-containing protein, whose product MKVLITIVLLLAVWAGYPLEVMAQQANTAISRVATPKDKEKDSVEISAYDNKIVVENAPAGSKLEIYSVVGIRVKEIPMKQPSGEYTVDIAKGYYIVRIGDTVRKVSIR is encoded by the coding sequence ATGAAGGTATTAATTACAATCGTTTTGTTGCTGGCTGTATGGGCCGGTTATCCGCTTGAGGTGATGGCACAGCAAGCGAATACGGCTATATCCCGGGTGGCCACCCCAAAAGACAAGGAAAAGGACTCTGTGGAGATCAGCGCCTATGATAACAAGATCGTTGTGGAAAATGCTCCGGCCGGTAGCAAGCTCGAAATTTACAGCGTGGTAGGCATCCGGGTGAAAGAGATACCGATGAAGCAACCCTCCGGCGAATATACGGTGGATATTGCCAAAGGGTACTACATCGTCCGGATTGGCGACACGGTTCGTAAAGTGTCCATCCGCTAA
- a CDS encoding type II toxin-antitoxin system RelE/ParE family toxin encodes MNLKLHWSTKAIQDLDKIYSFYSKGNEKAAVDLYNAILDAIELLCSFPEMAPIELSLEKCSRQYRGLMVRRNFKIIYYIRNRTIYLVAVWDCRQSIKKLWKRFKLFNH; translated from the coding sequence ATGAACCTGAAATTACATTGGTCAACCAAAGCCATACAAGACCTTGACAAAATTTACAGCTTTTACTCCAAAGGAAATGAGAAAGCAGCAGTAGACTTATATAATGCCATTCTTGATGCAATAGAACTCTTATGTTCTTTTCCGGAGATGGCTCCCATAGAGCTGTCATTGGAAAAGTGCTCGAGGCAGTACCGGGGACTTATGGTCAGAAGAAATTTCAAAATTATATATTATATAAGGAATCGGACGATATATCTTGTAGCCGTATGGGACTGCCGGCAAAGTATTAAAAAACTATGGAAACGATTTAAGCTATTTAATCACTAA
- a CDS encoding ribonuclease Z: MAEFNINILGCGSALPTTRHLATSQVVDLRDKLYMIDCGEGTQVQMRRMRLHFGRLAHIFISHLHGDHCFGLPGLISTLGMLGRTGELVVHGPKEVETYLRPIMDLFCRGMGFEVRFNPVDTCSHSLVMEDRSLSVYSIPLKHRIPTCGYLFAEKPKEAHIIREMTDFYQVPVRCLKDIKQGQDYVTPEGEVVPNSRLTRPAAPPKRYAFCSDTAYNRSIIPIIEGVDFLYHEATFAECDLARAKETFHSTARQAAEIARDAQVKHLIIGHYSARYEDLTPLLREARAVFPHTIMGKEEMVIPV, translated from the coding sequence ATGGCAGAATTTAACATAAACATATTGGGATGCGGTTCGGCGTTACCTACCACGCGGCATCTGGCAACTTCACAGGTAGTAGATTTGCGGGATAAATTATATATGATTGATTGTGGGGAAGGTACCCAAGTTCAGATGCGTAGGATGCGTCTCCATTTCGGCCGTCTCGCCCATATCTTTATCTCGCATTTGCATGGCGACCACTGCTTCGGCTTGCCGGGGCTGATCTCTACGCTCGGCATGTTGGGTCGTACCGGCGAGCTGGTCGTGCACGGTCCGAAGGAGGTCGAGACGTACCTGCGTCCCATAATGGATTTGTTCTGCCGGGGTATGGGGTTCGAAGTGCGTTTCAATCCTGTCGATACCTGCAGCCATTCGTTGGTGATGGAGGATCGGTCGTTGTCAGTCTACTCCATCCCGCTGAAGCACCGGATTCCTACTTGCGGCTATCTCTTCGCCGAAAAGCCGAAAGAGGCGCATATCATCCGCGAGATGACGGATTTCTACCAGGTCCCCGTCCGCTGCCTGAAGGACATCAAACAAGGGCAGGACTATGTCACGCCCGAAGGTGAGGTCGTTCCCAACTCCCGCCTGACGCGTCCGGCTGCTCCTCCCAAACGGTATGCGTTCTGTTCCGATACGGCCTATAACCGCTCGATCATCCCGATTATCGAAGGGGTGGACTTCCTCTACCACGAAGCGACTTTTGCCGAATGCGACCTTGCCCGTGCCAAAGAAACCTTTCATTCTACCGCACGCCAGGCAGCGGAAATAGCCCGTGACGCCCAAGTGAAACATCTCATTATCGGCCATTATTCCGCTCGCTACGAAGACCTGACCCCGCTTCTCAGGGAAGCAAGGGCGGTCTTTCCTCATACGATAATGGGAAAGGAGGAGATGGTAATACCGGTTTGA
- a CDS encoding cytochrome d ubiquinol oxidase subunit II codes for MTYILLQHYWWFLVSLLGALLVFLLFVQGGQSLLFTIGKTELQQKMLLNSTGRKWEFTFTTLVTFGGAFFASFPLFYSTSFGGAYWVWMLILACFVLQAVSYEYQSKKGNLLGKKTYQAFLLLNGILGPILLGTAVGTFFSGAEFVVNKGQLTDVAMPVISTWANPWHGLEAAFVFWNICLGLAVFFLARIQALLYFINNIDDAEIVKHSRKHLVIETALFLVFFLVFLIHLLFADGFAVDPVTQEVYMQPHKYFINLIEMPAVLVVLLAGVAGVLYGIVRTILSGTWKKGIWFSGAGTVLTVLALLLCAGWNNTAYYPSVADLQSSLTIANSCSSPFTLKVMSYVSILVPFVLGYIFYAWRALDLRKIDAEEMEEKDTHAY; via the coding sequence ATGACCTATATATTATTACAGCATTACTGGTGGTTCCTTGTTTCCCTTTTAGGAGCACTATTGGTTTTCCTGCTTTTCGTGCAAGGTGGGCAGTCTTTGCTTTTCACGATCGGCAAAACAGAATTACAACAAAAAATGTTGCTAAACTCGACCGGACGCAAATGGGAGTTTACGTTTACGACCCTGGTCACTTTCGGAGGTGCGTTCTTCGCCTCTTTCCCGTTATTCTATTCGACCAGTTTCGGCGGAGCCTATTGGGTGTGGATGCTGATATTGGCTTGCTTCGTCCTGCAGGCCGTATCGTATGAATACCAGTCGAAGAAGGGAAATCTCTTAGGTAAAAAGACCTATCAGGCATTTCTGCTGCTGAACGGTATCTTGGGGCCGATCCTGTTGGGTACGGCTGTCGGTACGTTTTTTAGCGGAGCCGAGTTTGTCGTCAATAAAGGACAGCTGACCGATGTTGCCATGCCGGTGATCTCCACCTGGGCGAACCCTTGGCACGGGCTTGAAGCGGCTTTCGTGTTCTGGAACATATGTCTCGGACTGGCGGTGTTCTTCTTGGCACGCATCCAGGCGTTACTTTATTTCATCAATAATATCGACGATGCCGAGATTGTAAAACATAGCCGCAAGCATTTGGTGATCGAGACGGCGTTGTTTTTGGTTTTCTTCCTTGTCTTCCTGATACATCTGCTGTTTGCTGATGGGTTCGCCGTTGATCCGGTGACTCAAGAGGTGTATATGCAGCCCCATAAATATTTTATAAACCTGATCGAGATGCCTGCCGTATTGGTTGTGCTGTTAGCGGGCGTGGCCGGTGTCTTGTATGGCATTGTCCGTACGATCTTGTCGGGGACATGGAAAAAGGGTATCTGGTTTAGCGGGGCAGGTACGGTGCTTACGGTGCTGGCGCTGTTGCTTTGTGCCGGTTGGAACAATACGGCTTATTATCCTTCGGTAGCCGACCTGCAAAGTTCGCTGACGATTGCCAATAGCTGCTCCAGTCCGTTCACACTGAAAGTGATGAGCTATGTTTCCATCCTCGTACCTTTCGTCTTAGGCTATATTTTCTATGCTTGGCGTGCGTTAGATCTGCGGAAGATAGATGCGGAAGAAATGGAAGAGAAAGATACACATGCCTATTAA